DNA from Stenotrophomonas acidaminiphila:
CACCACCCGCGGCGTGGGCGAAGTCGGCCTGCCCCTGCGCCTGTTCAACCCGCCGACCATCGACGTGCTGCAACTGCGGCCATGACGTCTTCCCTGCAAGTGCGGGTGCTGCCGTCCCTGGCCGAGGTAGGGGCGGCACAGTGGGATGCCCTGCACGACCGGCGCAACCCGTTCGTCAGCCACGCCTTCCTTGCCGGCCTGGAGCAGCACGGCTGCCTGCGCCCGGAATGGGGCTGGCAGCCCTGCCACATCACCCTGTGGCGCGGCGATGAACTGGCCGCCGCGGTGCCGGGCTACCTGAAGCACAACTCGCACGGCGAGTTCGTGTTCGACCATGCCTGGGCCGATGCGTATGCACGGCATGGGCTGGCTTACTTTCCCAAGTGGCTCGGCGCGGTGCCCTACTCGCCGGTCACCGGCCCGCGCCTGCTGGCCCGCGACGCCGCCGACCGGCGCCTGCTGCTGGAAGCGATCGCCGCGCATGTGCGCGCGCAGGGGCTGTCCTCGGCCCATGTCAATTTCCATGTCGCGGCCGAGGACACGGCTTTCGATACGGACTGGCTGCGGCGCGCGGACGTGCAGTTCCAGTGGCAGCGCCGGCCCGGCTGGCAGGATTTCGACGGCTTCCTCGCGTCGATGGACCACAAGCACCGCAAGAACATCCGCCAGGAGCGCGCGCGGGTGGCGCGCAGCGGCATCGGCTTCCGCGTGGTCCACGGCGACGAGGCAAGCGCGGCCGACCTGGACGCGATGCATGGCTTCTACCTGCAGACCTTCGCCGGGTACGGCAATGCGCCGGCGCTGACCCTGCCCTTCCTGCGGCATCTGGCCACCGCCATGCCGCGGCACCTGGTGATCTTCCTGGCCGAACAGGATGGCGAGCCGATCGCCGGCGCGCTGTGCCTGCGCGGTGGCGAGACGTTGTACGGTCGTTACTGGGGCGGCGCCGCCCTGCCCGGCCTGCATTTCGAGACCTGCTACTACCAGGGCATCGACTATTGCCTGCGCGAGGGGCTGCAGCGCTTCGAGCCGGGGGCGCAGGGTGAACACAAGCTCGCGCGCGGGTTCCTGCCGACCCTCGTGCGCAGCCGGCACTGGGTTGCCGATGCGCAGTTCCGCCAGGCGCTGCGCGAGTGGTGCGCACGCGAGGAGCGCGATGTCGCACGCTACGCGCAGGCGCTGCGGCGGCACTCCCCGTTCCGCGACGGCGACGGCGCATGAGCCGGGCAGCGCCTCCGTTCGTGCGTCCCGCGCCGCTTTGCGCGGCATTCCCGCCGGCGTAACCGGCGCTGGCCGGGCGGCCATTGGTGGCGACCTGTCGCCGCGCACACGACGCGGGCACACCGGCGGAGCGTGGCGTTGCGTTGGCCGCTACGCCACACCAGCGATCTGCGGCAGGCATCCGCCACGCATGGTGCCAACGGCTCGCGCTGCACGCCGAACCCACGCTGGCCGCGCGCAATGGTCAGGATTTGAGGCCTGCGACGATGCGAGCGGCGCAGCCGCCTGCGCGGCCTCGGGCTTCTGTTCCGGCATGCGCCTGGACCCGGCCAAACGACCACCGGGCGCAGACGCGGGACGCGCCCGCAGGCGCGCCCCGCAGTACCGCGGCGGGCCTCGCTCAGCCCGCGATTTCCAGCGGCACCGGCGGGAAGTCAACCGCCGTCCCGGCCAGGTGGTTGGTGTAGTTGGTCAGCGTGTTGAGCGCGACCAGCGCCACCACTTCCAGCGCGGCGGCGTCATCGAAGCCGGCGCGGCGGAATGCCGCCAGGTCGTCGTCGCCGACAACCCCGCGCTGCTCGGTCAGGCGCCGCGCGAAGTCCGCCAGCGCGGCGTCGCGCGGGTCGGCGCCGCCGCCGGTGCGCGCCGCACGGATATCCGCTTCGGACAGGCCGGCGCCCTTGCCGATCAAGGTGTGCGCGGCCAGGCAATAGCCGCACTGGTTGGCCTGCCCGACCGACAGCGCGACGATTTCGCGCTGGCCGGCGCTCAGGCCGCCATTGGCGAGGGCATCGGACAAGGCCAGGTAGCCGTCGAGCGCGACCGGCGCCCGGGCGAAGGTGCGGATCAGGTTGGGGACCACGCCGAGCTTGGCCTTGACCGCGGCGAGCGTAGCGGCGACGGCCGGGGTGGCCGAGGCCGGGTCGAGGGGGGCGATGCGGGGGGATGCGGCAGACATGGCGGGCTCCTTGGAAGCCGTGGTTGGGAGTCGCCACTGTGCCCGCCCGGTCGATACGATTGGTATCATTTCGTCCAGAATAACGCACGGATCGTCTCGACATGCAGGACCGACTCAGCGCACTGCTCGATTGCTTCCGCCTGCGGGCCCGGGTCTTCCACACCGGCAGCCTGTGCGACACCGCCGATTTCGACGCCCGCGACGGCGTCGGCCACCTGCACGTGCTGCGCGGGGGGCGCTGCGGATCGGCGATGCGGTCGCCGGCGAAACCGTGGTCGACGCGCCCAGCCTGATCTTCTATCCGCGACCGGCGCCGCACTGGATCCGTGGCGAGGGGGCGATGGGCGCGGAGCTGGTCTGCTCGTCGATCGAACTCGGCGCCGATGCCGGCAATCCACTGACCCGCAGCCTGCCGGCGCGGCTGGTGTTGCCGCTGCGCGACCACCCGCTGCTGCACGGCACGCTGACGCTGCTGTTCGAGGAGGCGTTCGCCGAACACTGCGGACGACAGGCGGCGCTGGACCGGCTCAGCGAACTGATGATCCTGCAACTGCTGCGCCACTGCATGACCGCAGGCGTGGTCGCGCAGGGCGTGCTCGCGGGCCTCGCCGACCCGCGCCTGGCCAAAGCCCTCAACGCGCTGCATGGCGCTCCGGGCGAGGCCTGGACCCTGGACGGCCTGGCGCGGGTCAGCGGCATGTCGCGCGCGCGGTTCGCCGCGCACTTCCACCATGTCGTGGGCATGCCGCCGGGCGAGTACCTGGCCGAGTGGCGGCTGAGCGTGGCGAAGACGCTGCTCAAGCGGGGGCAGCCGCCGAAACAGGTGGCGCTGGAGATTGGCTATGCAAGTGCATCGGCGTTCGCGCGCGCCTTCGCCGCGAGGCATGCCGGGGTCTCGCCGACCGCCTGGCTGTCGGCGTCGCGCATATCGCCCGCACAGTGAACGCGGACGCCGGACCCGACCCGGGAGCGGGATAGTGCCCCGGGGCACGCCTTCCGGGCCTCCGGGCCGGCGGATCCCCGGACGCGGCAAACAGGTGGCAGGGCCCCGGGCCGCGGGCGTCCGGCTCCATCCCCGGACACGACCGGCCGTCGCGTCGAGCAGGCCACCTGCGGCGCGCATCGTCTACCGGCCGGAGGGTGCGCGCTGTTCGATGATGTCCGCGCATCGCTCAAACGCAGGCGGGAATCGGCAGGCTGGCGCCGCAGGCCCAGGCTGGCCCGACACGCGGATGGAAGATGGCGGGGCAAGGCAGGCGCGGACGCGTTCCGGGCCGATCGACTGCCGCCGGCTCGGGACGATGTATCCATGGCCGTGTCCCGGCGCCAACCGTCCGACCGGGCATCGGCATGCCGCAGCACGCCGGAAAGCCATTTATGATGCCGATCCGCACCGGGGCGACTGCGTGCCCGGGATTGCGCGAACAGGTACAGGTCAAGCCACTCAGGATGCGCACTCCCCTTACTTCGTGTCCGGCGTCTGCCACGCAGGCGGCGGCTTCGCCGGGCCCTGCAGCGGCGGCCGCGGCGGCGTCCCGACCGGCGGGCTGGCCAGGGTCGCCCCGGTCATGCGGCGATCATCCGGTGAACCGTGTCCTGCTGGCCGCAGAGGTCCCGTGCACGGCGTTGCTGCCGTACCCGCGTATGGCGCTGCGCTCCAGGCGCCGCCGGCCGGTGCCGCGGCAGCATCCCCGATTCCTTGACGGCGACGGCACATGAGCCGCGCAGCGCATCCGTTTCTGCTTGCCGCGCAGCCCGACGCGGCGTTCCCGCCGGCGGAGCTTGCGCTCGCCGAGCCCGATGGCCTGCTGGCCGTCGGCGGCGATCTGTCGCCGGTGCGCCTGCTCAACGCCTATGCCGGCGGCATCTTCCCGTGGTTTTCCGAAGGCCAGCCTATCCTGTGGTGGTCGCCGGACCCGCGCATGGTGTTCCGCACCGATGGCGTGCATCTGTCCTCGCGCTTCCGCCGGGCACTGCGCTCCAGCCCCTGGACAGTCACCGCTGACACCGCGTTCGCCGAGGTGATGCAGGCCTGCGCCAGCGCGCCGCGGCCG
Protein-coding regions in this window:
- a CDS encoding GNAT family N-acetyltransferase, whose amino-acid sequence is MTSSLQVRVLPSLAEVGAAQWDALHDRRNPFVSHAFLAGLEQHGCLRPEWGWQPCHITLWRGDELAAAVPGYLKHNSHGEFVFDHAWADAYARHGLAYFPKWLGAVPYSPVTGPRLLARDAADRRLLLEAIAAHVRAQGLSSAHVNFHVAAEDTAFDTDWLRRADVQFQWQRRPGWQDFDGFLASMDHKHRKNIRQERARVARSGIGFRVVHGDEASAADLDAMHGFYLQTFAGYGNAPALTLPFLRHLATAMPRHLVIFLAEQDGEPIAGALCLRGGETLYGRYWGGAALPGLHFETCYYQGIDYCLREGLQRFEPGAQGEHKLARGFLPTLVRSRHWVADAQFRQALREWCAREERDVARYAQALRRHSPFRDGDGA
- a CDS encoding alkylhydroperoxidase, whose amino-acid sequence is MSAASPRIAPLDPASATPAVAATLAAVKAKLGVVPNLIRTFARAPVALDGYLALSDALANGGLSAGQREIVALSVGQANQCGYCLAAHTLIGKGAGLSEADIRAARTGGGADPRDAALADFARRLTEQRGVVGDDDLAAFRRAGFDDAAALEVVALVALNTLTNYTNHLAGTAVDFPPVPLEIAG